Proteins from a single region of Argiope bruennichi chromosome 6, qqArgBrue1.1, whole genome shotgun sequence:
- the LOC129971737 gene encoding F-box only protein 39-like: protein MSSPGGNNLSNLEDDNTNIITENSDSINSFDNNLYSSGDSIGITCNASENKGFNSVTTVDLDDNDKEVSENESSWSKLPSLAVENIYTFLSRTDQSRMSLVCSRWSKDFNSPRLWKTMKFYLPEHDYSSEIYPEVRFARKYAYMFRHVEIICKRVRTHLTGVIWRQLKLFLKAMLSSSQLSSVKFINMGNYFRHLDDIIREDLFKIVVRFFNSQENLKTVIFQDSHFSKDEGLELLKAMFHSDKNTIRNLTLQGFVSEAPSMELSNQYLSNLSEVCCKISNVESLDVDYIQIFEDVINCLYEKFSSGDCQLDKNKPNISTLCIYCEDKRLSGLKGILPGTWKYLTNVFPDMKVKMDVTIHNHLYDEMEKFLVKEIPLQTLNFRFEKSPANIRTDISALFTYLQMCKYQDYLEVLNVLWMPSIDDFAESVIPFVQSCKKLQTFHIHAQYTPTEIENVLKGFLENPPASLKSITLWFNYLDEGADEDNIRALSEEYYLLFNTQGIECFLIVDPSRRLRRRERNVIVP from the coding sequence ATGAGTTCTCCTGGAGGAAATAATCTTTCCAATCTTGAAGATGACAATACAAACATTATAACTGAAAACAGTGACAGCATTAACAGTTTTGATAATAACTTATATTCATCTGGTGATAGCATCGGAATTACCTGTAATGCATCTGAAAATAAAGGTTTCAATTCAGTGACTACAGTTGATTTAGATGATAATGATAAAGAAGTGTCAGAGAATGAAAGCAGCTGGTCGAAATTACCATCTCTTGCAGTAGAAAACATTTATACATTCCTCAGTAGAACTGATCAAAGCCGCATGTCCTTAGTATGTTCTCGATGGTCTAAAGATTTCAACTCGCCAAGGCTATGGAAAACAATGAAGTTTTATTTGCCTGAACATGATTACTCTTCAGAAATATATCCAGAAGTGAGATTTGCTCGCAAATATGCTTACATGTTTCGGCATgttgaaattatttgcaaaagagTCAGGACCCATCTGACAGGTGTGATATGGAGACAGCTGAAATTGTTTCTGAAAGCCATGTTGTCCTCATCTCAGCTTTCTTCAGTCAAATTCATTAATATGGGAAACTATTTCCGTCATCTTGATGATATCATTCGCGAAGACTTATTCAAAATCGTTGTTCGTTTTTTCAATTCACAAGAGAATCTTAAAACAGTCATTTTTCAAGATAGCCACTTCAGCAAAGATGAGGGTTTGGAACTCTTGAAAGCAATGTTCCATTCCGATAAAAACACAATAAGAAACCTCACACTTCAAGGATTTGTAAGTGAGGCTCCATCTATGGAATTGAGCAatcaatatttgtcaaatttgtcAGAAGTCTgttgcaaaatttcaaatgtagAATCGCTTGACGTAGACTATATTCAAATCTTTGAAGATGTCATAAACTGCTTATATGAAAAGTTCTCTTCTGGTGACTGCCAGCTTGATAAAAACAAACCCAACATATCGACTCTTTGTATTTACTGCGAAGATAAAAGACTTTCGGGGCTTAAAGGGATTCTACCTGGAACTTGGAAATATTTGACAAATGTCTTTCCGGACATGAAAGTGAAAATGGATGTCACTATACATAACCATCTGTACGATGAGATGGAAAAGTTCCTAGTAAAAGAAATACCGCTGCAGACATTGAATTTTAGATTTGAGAAATCTCCAGCAAATATAAGGACAGATATAAGCGCTTTGTTCACATATCTTCAAATGTGCAAGTATCAGGACTATTTGGAAGTCTTGAATGTTCTTTGGATGCCTTCTATCGATGATTTTGCTGAGTCTGTTATCCCGTTTGTCCAATCTTGCAAAAAGTTACAAACTTTCCACATCCATGCTCAGTACACCCCAACAGAAATTGAAAACGTTCTTAAAGGATTTTTAGAAAATCCTCCCGCATCATTGAAATCAATTACATTATGGTTTAACTATCTTGATGAAGGTGCAGATGAGGACAACATAAGAGCCTTATCAGAAgaatattatctattatttaacACACAAGGTATAGAATGTTTTTTGATTGTGGATCCAAGTCGAAGGTTGCGAAGGCGTGAGAGAAATGTAATTGTTCCTTAA